Proteins encoded together in one Impatiens glandulifera chromosome 1, dImpGla2.1, whole genome shotgun sequence window:
- the LOC124922119 gene encoding uncharacterized protein LOC124922119 has product MSLLVTSDTTTLSYWLNWRVFLCSVWVLAPIPFAVYILWKYECPDNSKSVKNCHKEHERIFWHGDETWKPCLKQIHPLWLLAFRLVGFFILSATLIADLVVHGFDILLYYTQWTFVLVTIYFGIGSIISICGCYPHCKIATALNAHHAQMDTENGLFIPLSFDGASLEVRRNEKSSIYDLGKLEFANSRLSQIFQVIFQMSAGAVMLTDCVYWFIIFPFLTLKDYDMNVLTVLTHSINLVVLLGDTALNSLRFPWFRISYFIMFTGVYVIFQWIIHASLSLWWPYPFLDLSATFAPVWYLSVALMHLPCYALYALIMGLKRYILYRWFLQ; this is encoded by the exons ATGTCACTTCTTGTAACCAGCGACACTACCACACTGAGTTACTGGTTAAATTGGAGAGTCTTTCTTTGTTCAGTATGGGTCTTGGCGCCAATACCCTTTGCTGTTTATATATTATGGAAATATGAATGTCCAGACAACTCAAAATCTGTCAAAAATTGTCATAAGGAACATGAACGGATATTTTGGCATGGAGATGAAACCTGGAAGCCATGCTTGAAACAAATTCATCCTCTATGGTTGTTGGCTTTCCGACTTGTTGGATTCTTTATTCTTTCAGCGACACTTATAGCTGATCTAGTGGTCCATGGATTtgatattctactttattatACTCA GTGGACTTTCGTTTTGGTAACCATCTATTTTGGG ATTGGATCAATTATCTCCATCTGTGGCTGTTATCCACACTGCAAGATTGCTACTGCACTCAATGCTCATCATGCACAAATGGATACAGAGAATGGATTATTCATACCTCTCTCATTTGATGGTGCATCACTTGAAGTTAGGAGGAATGAGAAAAGCTCGATATATGATTTAGGGAAACTTGAGTTTGCAAATTCAAGGCTGAGCCAAATATTTCAGGTTATTTTCCAG ATGAGTGCTGGGGCAGTTATGCTTACTGATTGTGTTTATTGGTTCATAATATTTCCATTCCTTACCCTCAAAGACTACGATATGAATGTT TTAACAGTTTTAACACACTCAATTAATTTGGTTGTCCTTCTTGGTGATACAGCTTTAAATAGCTTG CGGTTCCCTTGGTTTCGGATAAGCTATTTCATTATGTTTACGGGTGTATACGTCATCTTTCAGTGGATTATTCATGCGAGTCTCTCACTCtg GTGGCCTTACCCATTTCTGGACTTATCAGCAACCTTTGCTCCAGTGTG GTACTTGTCTGTGGCCTTGATGCATCTTCCATGTTATGCCCTATATGCATTAATCATGGGACTGAAACGTTACATTTTGTATAGATGGTTCCTTCAATAA
- the LOC124920668 gene encoding secreted RxLR effector protein 161-like, which translates to MQDSKKGFLPVQHGVYLSKTQCPKTSDELEKMSKIPYASAIGSIMYAMVCTRPDVAYALSMCSRYQSSPGEAHWSAAKNILKYLRRTKDDFLIYGGDEKLIVYGYTDASFQTDRDGFESQSGCVFILNGGAVSWRSSKQDTVADSTTEAEYIAASEAAKEAVWIRKFLDELGVVPSISMPIDIYCDNNGAIAQAKEPSSSSKSRHVMRKYHLIRHIINMGDIRMCKVHTNDNIADPLTKPMPRPKHESHTRAKGLKHIGEWL; encoded by the coding sequence ATGCAAGATTCTAAAAAGGGATTTTTACCCGTTCAACATGGTGTATATCTCAGCAAGACGCAGTGTCCTAAAACATCTGATGAACTTGAGAAAATGAGCAAGATCCCTTATGCCTCTGCCataggatctatcatgtatgccatggtatgtacacgtCCAGATGTTGCATATGCATTGAGCATGTGTAGCAGATACCAATCAAGTCCTGGAGAAGCACATTGGAGTGCAGCTAAGAATATCCTGAAGTACTTGAGAAGGACCAAGGATGATTTCTTAATATATGGGGGAGATGAAAAATTAATCGTATATGGCTATACTGATGCAAGTTTTCAGACTGACCGAGATGGCTTTGAGTCACAATCGGGTTGTGTCTTCATCCTTAATGGAGGAGCTGTGAGCTGGAGAAGCTCCAAACAGGATACAGTAGCAGATTCTACaacagaagctgagtatattgctGCTAGTGAAGCAGCAAAAGAAGCTGTTTGGATAAGGAAATTTTTGGATGAACTCGGTGTTGTTCCTAGCATTTCAATGCCTATTGATatctattgtgacaacaatggtgCCATAGCCCAGGCTAAGGAACCAAGTTCGAGCTCAAAATCCAGACATGTTATGAGGAAGTATCACCTTATTCGACACATCATtaatatgggtgatattaggaTGTGTAAAGTGCATACAAATGACAACATTGCTGATCCATTGACCAAACCTATGCCTCGGCCCAAGCATGAGAGTCACACTAGGGCTAAGGGCCTCAAACATATTGGAGAAtggctttaa
- the LOC124922491 gene encoding cysteine-rich receptor-like protein kinase 46: MNINWVGSGLATRPSSFMSSYSSFLLSATIFILILSSSTIIADPRTVLVSKFCNKDFLQDSAKYVRSFQKLLDPMREKMKGNGFATGEDGDAPNRIYVLAQCMGDLSEDDCATCFIETSAHLPGCFPHTGGRVYLDGCFMRFDNYSFFQETTSPQDVQICSEDVSSEQYVNATNLLVSGLVEMAPSKEGYDAENTPPGIIKVYGMANCWNTLSKDQCAKCLSNASYSVLSCLPSADGRALNAGCFLRYSSYQFANKSVNNQGHFLKFLAYILGGVGFCLLAIILGIHIGKTIYRRRQERLYEKEVMNVNSSESLRSLRFKYSTLQKATEDFSPEHKIGQGGYGEVFRGVFPDGREIAIKRLFASSKHNAEEIRNEMDIISQSHHRNLVRFLGFCFADDNLLVYEFLANKSLDQMLFDPEKKKELDWKRRLGIIKGTAEGLEYLHKDCQVKIIHRDIKASNILLDLKCRPKISDFGLARFNDTTNQGEKERKGGEETITADQETIAAGTLGYMAPECLAGGALTDKVDVYSYGVVVLEIVCGVKNSDYYQSDYYNPLCTLVTSAWKHFQENRVVEMIDKSMEIVEESPEKEEVVRVVQMGLLCTQESPSQRPSMTNVVQMLRQREMELPTPSRPPFLEEDDEDPDPEHQEEVEKNSTETDYLSLPSSNSSSSNPQLLLVQQHSHSISVDSSSKYFDAHINNAGALR, translated from the exons ATGAATATCAACTGGGTCGGGTCGGGTCTGGCTACAAGACCCTCGTCTTTCATGTCCTCCTATTCCTCTTTTCTCCTTTCCGCCACCATCTTCATTCTGATATTATCTTCCTCAACAATAATCGCGGATCCCCGAACGGTACTCGTCTCAAAGTTCTGCAATAAGGATTTCCTTCAGGACAGCGCCAAATACGTCCGTAGCTTCCAGAAGCTCCTGGATCCTATGCGAGAAAAAATGAAAGGCAACGGCTTTGCCACAGGAGAGGACGGCGACGCTCCCAACCGTATTTACGTACTCGCTCAGTGTATGGGAGATCTCTCCGAAGATGATTGCGCCACCTGTTTTATCGAGACCAGTGCGCATCTGCCCGGCTGTTTTCCCCACACCGGCGGCCGCGTCTACCTCGACGGTTGCTTCATGCGCTTCGATAATTACAGTTTTTTTCAGGAAACAACAAGTCCGCAAGATGTGCAG ATATGCAGTGAAGATGTTAGCTCGGAGCAATATGTTAATGCAACAAATCTTTTAGTTTCTGGACTAGTGGAGATGGCACCGTCTAAGGAGGGGTATGATGCGGAAAATACACCACCTGGAATTATAAAGGTCTATGGCATGGCTAATTGTTGGAATACATTAAGCAAGGATCAGTGCGCCAAATGTCTAAGTAACGCAAGCTATTCTGTCTTAAGCTGCCTGCCATCAGCGGATGGTCGTGCCCTTAATGCTGGTTGCTTTCTCCGTTATTCCAGCTACCAATTTGCTAACAAGTCCGTTAACAATCAAG GTCATTTCCTTAAATTCCTTGCATATATTCTTGGAGGTGTTGGGTTCTGCTTGTTGGCAATTATCCTGGGAATCCATATTGGCAAAACCATTTACAGGAGACGACAAGAACGTCTCTATGAGAAAGAAG TGATGAACGTCAACTCATCGGAATCACTGAGGAGCTTGAGGTTCAAGTACTCAACACTACAGAAGGCAACCGAAGACTTCAGTCCTGAACATAAGATTGGACAAGGTGGATATGGAGAAGTATTCAGG gGCGTTTTTCCTGATGGTAGAGAAATTGCAATCAAGCGGCTGTTTGCAAGTAGCAAACACAATGCTGAAGAAATTCGAAATGAAATGGATATTATAAGTCAATCTCACCACAGGAATTTGGTTCGATTCCTAGGCTTTTGCTTTGCTGATGACAACCTGCTAGTCTATGAATTCCTTGCTAATAAGAGCCTCGACCAAATGTTATTTG ATCCAGAGAAGAAAAAAGAACTAGACTGGAAGAGGAGACTTGGGATAATAAAGGGAACAGCAGAAGGTTTGGAGTACCTTCACAAAGATTGTCAAGTGAAGATTATTCATAGAGATATAAAAGCGAGCAACATCTTGTTAGACTTGAAATGCAGGCCCAAGATCTCAGATTTTGGCCTAGCAAGGTTCAACGACACCACCAATCAAGGggaaaaggaaaggaaagggGGGGAGGAAACAATAACAGCAGATCAAGAGACCATTGCTGCTGGGACGTT AGGGTATATGGCTCCAGAGTGCCTTGCTGGGGGTGCGCTAACTGACAAGGTAGACGTTTACAGCTATGGAGTGGTTGTACTTGAGATTGTATGTGGAGTTAAGAATAGCGACTATTATCAATCCGATTATTATAACCCATTGTGCACTCTTGTTACCTCT GCGTGGAAGCATTTTCAAGAAAACAGAGTGGTAGAAATGATAGACAAAAGCATGGAGATAGTGGAAGAGTCTCCAGAAAAGGAGGAAGTTGTAAGAGTTGTCCAGATGGGCTTATTGTGTACCCAAGAGTCTCCTTCTCAACGCCCAAGCATGACTAATGTCGTTCAAATGCTTAGGCAAAGGGAGATGGAATTGCCTACTCCATCAAGGCCTCCTTTccttgaagaagatgatgaagatcCTGATCCAGAACATCAAGAAGAAGTAGAAAAGAACTCCACAGAGACTGACTATTTATCTCTACCTTcttctaattcttcttcttctaacccaCAATTATTATTAGTACAACAGCACTCCCATTCTATTTCTGTTGATTCCTCCTCTAAATACTTTGACGCACATATTAATAATGCTGGTGCTTTGAGATGA